The following proteins come from a genomic window of Nostoc sp. TCL26-01:
- a CDS encoding formylglycine-generating enzyme family protein: MSSSPDVPIVWYFLQLFDKIHTVYLSIFFHPLQIIIIFLSLYETTLATITLKSSGFLGIGEKKLVINRSRRRAEYFRESLVNGVVLDMVAIPGGKFFMGSPENEPGHTSDESPQHTVTLQPFFMGKFPVTQAQWQAVASLAKVNILLDTDPSYFKGANRPVENVSWDDAVEFCARLSKKTGRIYRLPSEAQWEYACRAGTTTPFYVGDTITTDLANYNGNYTYGSGVKGEYREQTTDVGKFPANPFGLFDMCGNIWGWCQDEWHENYNQAPVDGSSWLGVNIKYRLLRGGSWRVISGVCRSAVRGRVTPVARRSGIGFRVVLVSG; encoded by the coding sequence ATGTCTTCGTCCCCGGATGTGCCGATAGTCTGGTACTTCCTGCAATTGTTCGACAAGATTCATACTGTTTATCTCTCCATTTTTTTCCACCCTCTACAAATCATTATTATTTTTCTTTCTTTGTATGAAACCACCCTGGCCACCATCACGTTAAAAAGCTCAGGATTTTTAGGTATTGGGGAAAAAAAGCTAGTAATTAACCGTAGTCGCAGACGCGCTGAGTATTTCCGAGAAAGTTTGGTTAATGGTGTCGTGCTGGATATGGTAGCAATTCCTGGCGGTAAATTTTTCATGGGTTCGCCAGAAAATGAGCCAGGACACACAAGTGATGAAAGTCCACAACACACAGTTACTCTCCAACCCTTTTTCATGGGGAAATTTCCTGTCACGCAAGCTCAATGGCAAGCTGTTGCTTCACTTGCTAAGGTAAATATTCTTTTAGATACTGACCCATCATATTTTAAAGGTGCTAATCGTCCTGTGGAAAACGTTTCTTGGGATGATGCGGTTGAGTTTTGCGCTAGATTATCGAAAAAAACTGGGAGAATCTATCGCTTACCCAGCGAGGCGCAATGGGAATATGCTTGTCGTGCAGGAACGACTACACCATTTTATGTTGGCGACACAATTACGACAGATTTGGCAAATTATAATGGCAATTACACTTATGGTTCTGGTGTAAAGGGTGAATATCGAGAGCAAACAACAGATGTAGGAAAATTTCCTGCTAATCCCTTTGGTTTATTTGATATGTGTGGTAATATATGGGGATGGTGTCAGGATGAGTGGCACGAAAATTATAATCAAGCCCCAGTAGACGGTAGTTCATGGCTGGGTGTTAATATAAAATACAGACTGCTGCGCGGTGGTTCTTGGAGAGTCATCTCAGGGGTCTGTCGCAGTGCAGTCCGTGGCAGGGTTACACCCGTCGCCCGCCGCAGCGGTATCGGTTTTCGCGTCGTTCTAGTTTCCGGGTGA